A single window of Methanoculleus oceani DNA harbors:
- a CDS encoding HdeD family acid-resistance protein, with protein MVNMQFGAGSPETGAALAPPRWLVLLLGIIAVLFGVLFFIYPIPTLEFLIILLGFYWLFNGIVVFISLFTDKTGRGWKLLVSILGIVAGILVLAYPLYSAILIPTVFAIIIGVEGLIIGAVYMVQGFSGAGWGTGILGILSIIFGLILIANPLVAAVGLVLLLAGLAIVGGIAAIILALRMPG; from the coding sequence ATGGTTAACATGCAGTTCGGTGCCGGCTCTCCCGAGACCGGCGCTGCTCTGGCTCCGCCCCGCTGGCTCGTGCTGCTGCTCGGCATTATTGCGGTCCTCTTTGGCGTTCTCTTCTTCATCTACCCGATCCCGACGTTGGAGTTCCTTATCATCCTCCTCGGCTTCTACTGGTTGTTCAACGGTATCGTCGTGTTCATCAGCCTGTTTACGGACAAAACCGGCCGGGGCTGGAAACTGCTGGTCAGTATCCTCGGCATCGTTGCAGGAATCCTCGTGCTCGCCTATCCTCTCTACAGCGCAATTCTCATCCCGACCGTCTTTGCCATCATCATCGGCGTGGAGGGGCTCATCATCGGGGCGGTCTACATGGTGCAGGGGTTCTCCGGTGCCGGGTGGGGTACGGGGATCCTCGGCATCTTAAGCATCATCTTCGGGCTGATCCTGATCGCAAACCCGCTCGTCGCCGCTGTCGGCCTGGTGCTGCTCCTTGCGGGGCTCGCCATTGTCGGCGGCATCGCGGCGATCATCCTTGCTCTTCGGATGCCGGGGTGA
- a CDS encoding TMEM175 family protein: MMAARDEIPKTSRRDRLTDILPTDRLSAFADGVFAIVITLLVLEIPVPEATEDLLWALLEAWPDFLAYIISFAFIGGFWITHTSITRMTAHEDGVTVRMTLVMLFFVSLLPFSTSLMATHLIGPGSRLAVFIYGLDLFLASLMLDRIMDYLIRRPDLLIDGFADTDLRGLEHRRRYGIVLDGIGVLLALFLPRVAIAIYISAAIYFILQPLFFLRTPMRSLEKEGR, translated from the coding sequence ATGATGGCTGCCCGCGATGAGATTCCGAAGACGTCCCGTCGAGATCGCCTGACCGACATTCTTCCTACCGACCGGCTGAGTGCGTTTGCCGACGGAGTCTTCGCGATCGTCATCACCCTGCTCGTCCTCGAAATTCCCGTGCCGGAAGCCACCGAAGACCTGCTGTGGGCGCTTCTCGAAGCGTGGCCCGACTTCCTCGCCTACATCATCAGTTTCGCATTTATCGGCGGGTTCTGGATCACGCACACATCCATCACCCGGATGACAGCACACGAAGACGGCGTTACAGTCCGCATGACGCTCGTGATGCTCTTCTTCGTCTCTCTGCTTCCGTTCTCCACGAGCCTGATGGCCACGCACCTCATCGGGCCAGGCTCCCGTCTGGCGGTGTTCATCTATGGGTTGGACCTGTTCCTCGCGTCGCTCATGCTGGATCGGATCATGGACTACCTTATCCGGCGTCCGGACCTCCTCATCGACGGCTTTGCAGACACGGATCTTCGGGGCCTGGAGCACCGGCGGCGATACGGCATCGTGCTCGATGGAATCGGGGTGCTGCTCGCACTGTTCCTGCCCCGGGTGGCAATCGCAATATACATCTCCGCGGCGATCTACTTCATTCTCCAACCTCTGTTCTTCCTGAGAACCCCCATGCGGTCTCTGGAAAAGGAAGGGCGGTGA
- a CDS encoding LURP-one-related/scramblase family protein has protein sequence MMRRRAEGGPRAREEAGGTHRYKMKERLIDIGDDYWIEDAAGERAFKVDGKALRVRNTLIIQSKEGQDLYKIQERMLRIKDTMEIEKGAGGTAATIKKALIAPLRDRWTVTVPGQGDWEVQGNILDHEYHIEAGRRERVAEASKKWFRIRDTYGVEVEPGYDDALVLAVTAAIDQMAH, from the coding sequence ATGATGCGAAGAAGAGCGGAAGGCGGTCCGCGGGCTCGTGAAGAGGCCGGCGGCACGCACAGGTACAAGATGAAAGAGCGGCTCATCGATATCGGGGATGACTACTGGATCGAGGACGCAGCGGGAGAGCGGGCGTTCAAGGTGGACGGAAAAGCGCTCCGCGTGCGAAACACCCTGATCATCCAGAGCAAGGAGGGGCAGGACCTCTACAAGATCCAGGAGAGGATGCTCCGTATCAAGGATACCATGGAGATCGAGAAGGGCGCAGGCGGTACGGCGGCGACCATCAAGAAGGCCCTGATCGCGCCGCTCCGTGACCGGTGGACGGTAACCGTCCCGGGGCAGGGGGACTGGGAGGTGCAGGGGAATATCCTCGACCACGAGTACCATATCGAGGCCGGGCGGCGGGAGCGGGTTGCGGAGGCCTCCAAAAAATGGTTCCGGATCCGGGACACCTACGGCGTGGAGGTGGAACCGGGATACGATGACGCGCTCGTTCTCGCCGTTACGGCGGCGATCGACCAGATGGCGCATTGA
- a CDS encoding glycoside hydrolase family 15 protein, whose translation MARDMFHVKGEGISVASQPEGGFWPLEDYGLIGNRHAAALVNSAGSIDWLCWPRFDSPSLFAGILDPGRGGNWVTRPTYDFSSRHRYLKDTNILETIFECSQGKVALLDFMDMTWSEQDVEGGPPGKLIRIVRGLEGAVEMTSICRPRPNYARDAPAIELNGNEAEIGPFVITGPQGWLKDETDMSLSQTFVVRPGEQFYFTLANDLDKSPLASISAALQSTLNYWRNWAETCTYRGPYRDMVVRSALVLQLMTYAPSGAIVAAPTTSLPEEVGGERNWDYRFTWVRDGSLTLFSLLLAGYHDFVESYASWIYNTVNPDDIKILYPITPDGQTTEEILDHLSGYRNSRPVRIGNGAADQLQLDVVGEALGAARFAWRAGLWKPPEEGRRIRDVLEWLIERRHEPDSGIWEVRGGLRHFVYGKAMIWYALDAAIEIFEGLKLEGDVERWREERDAIREEILTKGWSNRLNAFKQSYEDDLLDAANLMLPIIGFIDGKDPRMLSTLDATMKDLVVDGLCYRYIDAPEGLRGKEATFILCTFWLVSALILADRIEEAREIYENLLAKASPLGLFAEEIDPATGEQIGNFPQAFSHIGVIHAAVTFAYFANVGEVDLEEWEAAARTYRGRAREEIRPMSV comes from the coding sequence ATGGCAAGAGATATGTTTCACGTGAAGGGGGAAGGAATTAGCGTGGCGTCACAACCGGAAGGCGGATTTTGGCCCCTCGAAGACTATGGGCTGATTGGCAACAGGCATGCGGCAGCGCTCGTGAACAGCGCTGGCTCGATCGATTGGCTCTGTTGGCCCAGGTTCGACTCACCGTCGTTATTTGCAGGAATCTTAGATCCTGGTCGCGGTGGGAATTGGGTCACCCGGCCAACCTACGATTTTTCGAGCCGCCATCGATACTTGAAGGACACCAACATACTGGAGACGATCTTCGAGTGTTCGCAGGGGAAGGTTGCCCTGCTCGACTTCATGGACATGACCTGGTCCGAACAGGACGTGGAAGGCGGTCCGCCGGGGAAGCTGATCAGGATAGTGAGGGGGCTCGAGGGCGCTGTCGAGATGACGAGCATCTGCCGGCCACGGCCCAACTATGCCCGCGACGCCCCGGCGATCGAGCTGAACGGGAACGAAGCGGAGATAGGTCCGTTCGTGATCACCGGACCTCAGGGGTGGCTCAAGGACGAGACCGATATGTCGCTCTCGCAGACATTCGTCGTCCGTCCGGGCGAGCAGTTCTACTTCACCCTGGCAAACGATCTGGACAAGAGTCCTCTGGCCTCCATCTCCGCCGCGTTGCAGTCGACCCTGAACTACTGGAGGAATTGGGCAGAAACGTGCACCTACAGAGGACCGTATCGGGATATGGTCGTTCGAAGCGCTCTGGTCCTGCAGCTGATGACCTATGCGCCGTCAGGAGCCATCGTCGCGGCGCCGACGACCTCACTGCCGGAGGAGGTGGGAGGCGAGAGGAACTGGGACTATCGATTCACCTGGGTCCGCGACGGCTCGCTTACACTCTTCTCGTTGCTTCTTGCCGGCTATCACGACTTTGTGGAGAGTTATGCCAGTTGGATCTACAACACGGTGAACCCGGACGATATCAAGATTCTCTATCCGATTACACCCGATGGCCAGACGACCGAAGAGATTCTGGACCACCTGAGCGGATATCGAAACTCACGGCCCGTCCGTATCGGAAACGGTGCGGCGGACCAGCTGCAGCTCGATGTGGTCGGGGAGGCATTGGGTGCGGCCCGCTTCGCGTGGCGGGCGGGCCTCTGGAAGCCTCCCGAGGAAGGAAGACGAATCCGTGACGTTCTCGAATGGCTCATCGAACGCCGGCACGAACCGGACAGCGGGATATGGGAAGTTCGAGGAGGGCTCCGGCACTTTGTGTACGGAAAAGCGATGATCTGGTACGCGCTCGATGCCGCAATCGAGATCTTTGAGGGCCTCAAGCTTGAAGGCGATGTCGAGCGCTGGCGGGAAGAGCGGGACGCCATCCGCGAGGAGATACTGACAAAAGGCTGGAGCAACAGGCTGAACGCCTTCAAACAGTCCTACGAGGATGATCTTCTCGATGCGGCCAATCTCATGCTTCCCATCATCGGCTTCATCGATGGCAAAGATCCTCGCATGCTCTCGACGCTCGACGCGACGATGAAAGACCTGGTCGTCGATGGCCTCTGCTACCGCTACATCGACGCTCCCGAGGGCCTCCGCGGGAAGGAAGCGACATTCATCCTCTGCACCTTCTGGTTGGTCAGTGCTCTGATTCTCGCCGATCGGATCGAGGAGGCGCGTGAGATATATGAGAACCTGCTGGCGAAGGCCAGTCCTCTGGGCCTGTTCGCAGAGGAGATTGATCCGGCCACGGGGGAGCAGATCGGCAACTTCCCTCAGGCATTCTCGCATATCGGGGTGATCCACGCTGCGGTGACGTTCGCCTACTTCGCAAACGTCGGGGAAGTCGATCTCGAAGAGTGGGAGGCAGCCGCCAGGACGTACCGGGGCCGGGCCAGGGAGGAGATCAGACCAATGAGTGTGTGA
- a CDS encoding DUF1269 domain-containing protein encodes MAEVMYGPMQLLVIGFKNPDFHGQIRQALGSAMEAGVVRLIDLRFVWKDANGDVSAMEATQLDDTERQRFGAAVGALIGLGAGGEEGVQAGWEAGTMAAAQRTFGMTEENVRKIADTIPNDSAAAIFLIEHLWAKDLKQALRDANGHLIADGIVTPEALVLAGAALREAVEAAETAEKKPMAAPAR; translated from the coding sequence ATGGCTGAAGTTATGTATGGACCGATGCAGCTCCTGGTCATCGGATTCAAAAACCCGGACTTCCACGGCCAGATCCGGCAGGCGCTCGGGTCGGCGATGGAAGCGGGTGTCGTCAGGCTGATCGATCTCCGGTTCGTGTGGAAGGATGCGAACGGCGACGTCAGCGCCATGGAGGCCACGCAGCTCGACGATACTGAGCGGCAGCGCTTCGGCGCCGCTGTCGGAGCGCTCATCGGCCTTGGAGCCGGCGGGGAGGAAGGTGTACAGGCCGGCTGGGAGGCCGGCACCATGGCGGCCGCCCAGCGGACCTTCGGGATGACCGAGGAGAATGTCCGCAAAATTGCGGATACCATCCCGAACGACAGCGCCGCCGCGATCTTCCTCATCGAGCACCTCTGGGCAAAGGACCTCAAGCAGGCGCTCCGGGATGCCAACGGCCACCTCATTGCCGATGGTATAGTCACGCCGGAAGCCCTCGTGCTGGCCGGAGCGGCGCTTCGTGAAGCGGTCGAGGCTGCTGAAACGGCGGAGAAGAAGCCGATGGCGGCACCGGCACGCTGA
- a CDS encoding DUF5518 domain-containing protein: MRKEDPRTFWIGVIVGLIVALVITYVIAIGGAFVGGIVAGWVAGGGGRKSRQIGGKAGVFTGLLDALALAAVIAVLGIEAAPGDLALLRFLGSTLLITLMLFPVLGFVGYLGGVLGGALKER, translated from the coding sequence ATGCGTAAAGAAGATCCACGGACGTTCTGGATCGGAGTGATCGTCGGACTCATTGTCGCGCTCGTCATCACGTACGTGATAGCGATCGGCGGTGCGTTTGTCGGAGGTATTGTTGCGGGCTGGGTTGCCGGGGGAGGAGGAAGAAAATCCAGGCAAATTGGAGGAAAAGCAGGCGTGTTTACGGGCCTCCTGGATGCACTTGCCCTGGCAGCGGTCATTGCAGTGCTGGGCATCGAGGCCGCCCCGGGCGATCTCGCCCTTCTTCGCTTCCTCGGATCGACGCTGCTCATCACGCTGATGCTCTTCCCGGTTCTGGGCTTCGTCGGCTATCTGGGAGGGGTACTGGGAGGAGCCCTGAAGGAGCGGTGA